A single region of the Vicia villosa cultivar HV-30 ecotype Madison, WI linkage group LG4, Vvil1.0, whole genome shotgun sequence genome encodes:
- the LOC131600547 gene encoding uncharacterized protein LOC131600547, giving the protein MVDMSDMKDGALREIDMDESVFGIEFKSHITIDDLQEIFDQDQLGVSNMQSYIRLLYDRVLRGTALSNRFRFVSSAHCSGMEIVSDPESVRQRLVDRFMSTGNTECLHLWAYNTRPVGAHWLLLAINPIREVVYYLNSVKGEWTNYPAMKEIVDLSIQVFRSQRDAQVSRTKSNNITWIEVQCPIQRNSSDCGYFVLRFMKEIIQANQLEIPPTYLDEFRAAGYSKLKLEEIKEELCQFYIKQFFMQI; this is encoded by the exons atggttgatatgtccgatatgaaggatggtgctttacgggaaatcgatatggatgaaagtgtcttcggtattgagttcaagtcacatattacaattgacgacttgcaagagatttttgaccaggatcaactaggcgtcagtaatatgcaatcatacatccg gttgttgtatgacagagtgttgcgcgggactgcattgtctaacagattccggttcgtgtcttccgcccattgcagcggaatggaaattgtttcggatccggaatctgttagacagcgcttagtcgatagattcatgtccaccggcaatacagaatgtctgcatctttgggcgtataatacccgaccagtagg agcacactggttgctgcttgctatcaacccgataagggaagtcgtgtattatctgaattcggtaaagggtgaatggaccaattatccggccatgaaggaaatcgttgattt atcaatacaagtattccgtagtcaacgggacgcacaggtatcccggactaaatcaaacaacatcacctggatcgaagtgcag tgtccgatacagcgtaacagttcagactgcggatactttgtattgaggtttatgaaagaaatcattcaggcgaatcaattagagattcctcccacg taccttgacgaattccgtgctgctgggtactcgaagctaaagttagaagaaatcaaagaggaattgtgtcaattttatattaagcaatttttcatgcagatttga